In a genomic window of Cyprinus carpio isolate SPL01 chromosome A10, ASM1834038v1, whole genome shotgun sequence:
- the LOC109097672 gene encoding rho guanine nucleotide exchange factor TIAM1-like isoform X2 produces MSVLWRHRSSKRSSESFYDMLQLSTEQVTAFCRNLHDMNPTEEPVSCSSFSSTSSSTSSCVPSPISTLPVPFTPRQLSDADKLRKVISELVDTERTYVKDLNILIERYLNPLQKESFLSQEELDVLFGNLAEMVEFQVEFLKTLEDGTRLVPDLDKLERVDQFKKVLFSLGGSFLYYADRFKIYSAFCASHTKVPKVLTKAKTEPEFKAFLAERNPRQQHSSTLESYLIKPIQRVLKYPLLLRELHSLTDPDSEEHYHLDVAMKAMNKVASHINEMQKIHEEYGAVFDQLISEQSFDKKEVADLSMGDLLLHDTVVWINPPSSLMKAKRDLELAAFIFRTAVVFVYKDCSKHKKKMGGSHRASILDEREPFRFRHMISTDALQVRNLPNSEGSAMCEIVHMRSESEGRPERTFHICCSSPESKKDFLKTVHSILRDKQRRQLMKTESLPPNQQYIPFGGKRLCALKGSRPTMNRAVSAPSRTLGRRKLIRNRFTIDTSVVFDDGSSQDLSPITPTEPPLSSLQNPQEPIRDTDRWVEDQFDLQHYENQDDVKETDILSDDDEYCQSVRGPSSDPSLEESLEALSVEGDEDKGLNELSEDKPPKSHTPLKLTLLRKQCAVEGVASERDCEVIWVRRDDFKNSCNSDIF; encoded by the exons ATGTCTGTGCTGTGGAGACACAGGAGCTCCAAACGCTCCTCAGAGTCCTTCTATGACATGCTGCAACTG AGTACAGAGCAGGTGACTGCTTTCTGCCGCAACCTTCATGATATGAATCCCACCGAGGAACCCGTTTCCTGTTCCTCGTTTTCCTCCACATCTTCCTCCACTTCATCCTGTGTGCCCAGCCCCATCTCAACTCTGCCTGTTCCCTTCACCCCCCGCCAGCTCTCTGATGCTGATAAACTCCGTAAGGTCATCAGTGAGCTGGTGGACACTGAGAGGACCTATGTAAAG GACCTGAACATTTTGATAGAGCGCTACCTGAACCCCCTGCAGAAGGAGAGCTTCCTCTCACAGGAAGAG CTAGATGTGCTTTTTGGAAACTTGGCGGAGATGGTCGAGTTCCAAGTGGAGTTTCTGAAAACTCTGGAAGATGGAACCAGATTAGTTCCAGATTTAGACAAACTGGAGAGAGTGGATCAATTCAAG AAAGTTCTGTTTTCTCTTGGTGGATCCTTCCTGTACTATGCGGACCGTTTTAAGATCTACAGTGCATTTTGTGCCAGCCACACAAAGGTCCCAAAGGTCCTTACTAAAG CTAAAACAGAACCAGAGTTCAAGGCGTTTCTTGCTGAGAGGAACCCCAGGCAGCAGCACTCCTCCACGCTAGAGTCCTACCTGATCAAGCCCATTCAGAGAGTCTTAAAATATCCACTACTTCTGAGGGAGCTTCACTCTCTCACCGACCCGGACAGCGAGGAGCATTACCACCTGGATG TCGCAATGAAAGCCATGAACAAAGTGGCCAGTCACATAAATGAAATGCAGAAGATTCACGAGGAGTACGGAGCCGTGTTTGACCAACTCATCAGTGAGCAGAGCTTTGACAAAAAAGAG GTTGCCGATTTGTCAATGGGCGACCTCTTGTTGCATGACACTGTGGTCTGGATCAATCCACCCTCTTCTCTTATGAAGGCGAAGAGAGACCTAGAGCTGGCTGCGTTCA TTTTCAGAACggcagttgtttttgtgtataaAGACTGCTCCAAGCACAAGAAAAAAATG GGTGGATCTCACAGAGCATCGATTCTTGATGAGAGAGAACCTTTTCGTTTCAGACACATGATCTCTACAGACGCTCTCCAAGTTCGCAACCTCCCTA ATTCAGAGGGGTCTGCAATGTGTGAGATCGTTCACATGAGGTCAGAATCTGAAGGGAGACCCGAGAGGACTTTCCACATCTGCTGCAG ctctCCAGAGAGTAAGAAAGACTTCCTGAAGACGGTTCATTCTATCCTGAGGGACAAACAACGCCGTCAGTTAATGAAAACTGAGAGTTTACCTCCAAATCAGCAGTATATTCCCTTCGGAGGGAAGCGGCTTTGTGCGCTAAAGGGTTCACGACCCACAATGAACAGAGCGG TTTCAGCCCCATCTCGAACCCTCGGTCGCCGAAAGCTCATCCGTAACCGTTTCACCATAGACACGAGTGTGGTTTTCGACGACGGCTCATCCCAGGACCTGTCACCCATCACCCCAACAGAGCCCCCGCTGTCTTCGCTCCAGAATCCCCAGGAGCCCATCCGAGACACAGATCGCTGGGTGGAGGATCAGTTTGACCTACAGCACTACGAAAACCAGGACGACGTGAAGGAGACCGACATCCTCAGCGACGACGATGAGTACTGCCAATCTGTCCGGGGCCCTTCCTCTGATCCGAGTCTGGAGGAGTCTTTAGAGGCACTATCAGTGGAAGGAGACGAAGACAAGGGTCTCAATGAACTTTCGGAGGACAAACCTCCAAAGTCCCACACCCCACTGAAGCTGACCCTTCTGAGAAAGCAGTGCGCGGTGGAAGGTGTTGCTTCTGAGAGGGACTGTGAGGTTATCTGGGTTCGCAGGGACGATTTTAAAAACAGCTGCAACAGCGACATCTTCTGA
- the LOC109097672 gene encoding rho guanine nucleotide exchange factor TIAM1-like isoform X3, which produces MNPTEEPVSCSSFSSTSSSTSSCVPSPISTLPVPFTPRQLSDADKLRKVISELVDTERTYVKDLNILIERYLNPLQKESFLSQEELDVLFGNLAEMVEFQVEFLKTLEDGTRLVPDLDKLERVDQFKKVLFSLGGSFLYYADRFKIYSAFCASHTKVPKVLTKAKTEPEFKAFLAERNPRQQHSSTLESYLIKPIQRVLKYPLLLRELHSLTDPDSEEHYHLDVAMKAMNKVASHINEMQKIHEEYGAVFDQLISEQSFDKKEVADLSMGDLLLHDTVVWINPPSSLMKAKRDLELAAFIFRTAVVFVYKDCSKHKKKMGGSHRASILDEREPFRFRHMISTDALQVRNLPNSEGSAMCEIVHMRSESEGRPERTFHICCSSPESKKDFLKTVHSILRDKQRRQLMKTESLPPNQQYIPFGGKRLCALKGSRPTMNRAVSAPSRTLGRRKLIRNRFTIDTSVVFDDGSSQDLSPITPTEPPLSSLQNPQEPIRDTDRWVEDQFDLQHYENQDDVKETDILSDDDEYCQSVRGPSSDPSLEESLEALSVEGDEDKGLNELSEDKPPKSHTPLKLTLLRKQCAVEGVASERDCEVIWVRRDDFKNSCNSDIF; this is translated from the exons ATGAATCCCACCGAGGAACCCGTTTCCTGTTCCTCGTTTTCCTCCACATCTTCCTCCACTTCATCCTGTGTGCCCAGCCCCATCTCAACTCTGCCTGTTCCCTTCACCCCCCGCCAGCTCTCTGATGCTGATAAACTCCGTAAGGTCATCAGTGAGCTGGTGGACACTGAGAGGACCTATGTAAAG GACCTGAACATTTTGATAGAGCGCTACCTGAACCCCCTGCAGAAGGAGAGCTTCCTCTCACAGGAAGAG CTAGATGTGCTTTTTGGAAACTTGGCGGAGATGGTCGAGTTCCAAGTGGAGTTTCTGAAAACTCTGGAAGATGGAACCAGATTAGTTCCAGATTTAGACAAACTGGAGAGAGTGGATCAATTCAAG AAAGTTCTGTTTTCTCTTGGTGGATCCTTCCTGTACTATGCGGACCGTTTTAAGATCTACAGTGCATTTTGTGCCAGCCACACAAAGGTCCCAAAGGTCCTTACTAAAG CTAAAACAGAACCAGAGTTCAAGGCGTTTCTTGCTGAGAGGAACCCCAGGCAGCAGCACTCCTCCACGCTAGAGTCCTACCTGATCAAGCCCATTCAGAGAGTCTTAAAATATCCACTACTTCTGAGGGAGCTTCACTCTCTCACCGACCCGGACAGCGAGGAGCATTACCACCTGGATG TCGCAATGAAAGCCATGAACAAAGTGGCCAGTCACATAAATGAAATGCAGAAGATTCACGAGGAGTACGGAGCCGTGTTTGACCAACTCATCAGTGAGCAGAGCTTTGACAAAAAAGAG GTTGCCGATTTGTCAATGGGCGACCTCTTGTTGCATGACACTGTGGTCTGGATCAATCCACCCTCTTCTCTTATGAAGGCGAAGAGAGACCTAGAGCTGGCTGCGTTCA TTTTCAGAACggcagttgtttttgtgtataaAGACTGCTCCAAGCACAAGAAAAAAATG GGTGGATCTCACAGAGCATCGATTCTTGATGAGAGAGAACCTTTTCGTTTCAGACACATGATCTCTACAGACGCTCTCCAAGTTCGCAACCTCCCTA ATTCAGAGGGGTCTGCAATGTGTGAGATCGTTCACATGAGGTCAGAATCTGAAGGGAGACCCGAGAGGACTTTCCACATCTGCTGCAG ctctCCAGAGAGTAAGAAAGACTTCCTGAAGACGGTTCATTCTATCCTGAGGGACAAACAACGCCGTCAGTTAATGAAAACTGAGAGTTTACCTCCAAATCAGCAGTATATTCCCTTCGGAGGGAAGCGGCTTTGTGCGCTAAAGGGTTCACGACCCACAATGAACAGAGCGG TTTCAGCCCCATCTCGAACCCTCGGTCGCCGAAAGCTCATCCGTAACCGTTTCACCATAGACACGAGTGTGGTTTTCGACGACGGCTCATCCCAGGACCTGTCACCCATCACCCCAACAGAGCCCCCGCTGTCTTCGCTCCAGAATCCCCAGGAGCCCATCCGAGACACAGATCGCTGGGTGGAGGATCAGTTTGACCTACAGCACTACGAAAACCAGGACGACGTGAAGGAGACCGACATCCTCAGCGACGACGATGAGTACTGCCAATCTGTCCGGGGCCCTTCCTCTGATCCGAGTCTGGAGGAGTCTTTAGAGGCACTATCAGTGGAAGGAGACGAAGACAAGGGTCTCAATGAACTTTCGGAGGACAAACCTCCAAAGTCCCACACCCCACTGAAGCTGACCCTTCTGAGAAAGCAGTGCGCGGTGGAAGGTGTTGCTTCTGAGAGGGACTGTGAGGTTATCTGGGTTCGCAGGGACGATTTTAAAAACAGCTGCAACAGCGACATCTTCTGA